The proteins below come from a single Mucilaginibacter mali genomic window:
- a CDS encoding type IV secretion system DNA-binding domain-containing protein — protein MEETHEQHKLHGFMQCLIYVSIALEAAIFVYKQAPFWGFFYGPIEKLSHVAIYSNLLYSKLATLLLICLVSIGTLAKKKQELDPKLHILYPLALGLLLFFGGAFLYGRDSSLVFAYTTWWNLGYMLGSLFGAILTSVSMDNVSKMIRSGLGKDIWNVEGESFMQPVKPVVTDYSVNIPMQFYYKNKVRAGWINIVNPFRGTILIGTPGSGKSFGIVNPFIRQMIGKGFCTVVYDYKYPDLGKIAYYHYLLAKQQGKCKGYDFHVINLNDVARSRRTNPWRADYLRSLADASEGAEGLVEAMKKGDKSGGSDQFFTQSAINFLAACIYFFSKHAGGKYSSFPHVLSFLNHSYEDVFNTLFSEPELVSLLSPFKSAYATKAFPQLEGQIGTLKIFISRLATKETFWVFSGDDFNLKISDKATPGIVVLANDPNTQNINSACYSVVMNRLTKLINSKGNLPSALIIDEIPTLYTYKIENLLAVARSNKVAILMGLQELPQFNQHYGKDTAATITAVVGNVLAGSVRNKETLDWLERLFGKNKQIGESLSIDRNKTSTSLQEKLEPLIPAGKMASLNTGEMVGLIAADVQEVYTGKFETSAINCKVNLSVAELSAEEAGYRDLPVYYDFGGRKEEILRENFMRINSEVDTIVESFRKPIPQVQVLPKGSMKPVPPPK, from the coding sequence ATGGAAGAAACCCACGAGCAGCATAAGCTTCATGGTTTTATGCAATGCCTCATCTATGTGTCCATTGCGCTTGAAGCCGCCATCTTTGTTTATAAGCAAGCCCCGTTCTGGGGCTTTTTTTATGGGCCTATTGAGAAACTAAGTCATGTGGCCATTTACAGCAATTTACTGTACAGCAAATTGGCAACCCTGTTGTTGATCTGCCTGGTCAGCATCGGCACCTTAGCAAAAAAGAAGCAGGAACTTGACCCGAAACTGCATATCCTCTACCCGCTGGCTTTGGGGCTTTTGCTATTTTTTGGCGGAGCCTTTTTATATGGCCGGGATAGTAGTTTAGTTTTTGCCTATACCACCTGGTGGAACTTAGGCTATATGCTTGGTTCCCTGTTCGGGGCTATCCTGACCAGCGTTTCGATGGATAACGTTTCAAAGATGATCCGCTCCGGTTTGGGTAAGGATATCTGGAATGTCGAAGGCGAAAGCTTTATGCAGCCGGTAAAGCCGGTCGTTACTGATTATTCAGTGAATATCCCCATGCAGTTCTATTACAAGAACAAAGTGCGGGCTGGCTGGATCAATATCGTCAATCCCTTTCGGGGTACCATCCTGATCGGTACGCCGGGTTCAGGTAAATCCTTTGGCATCGTCAATCCCTTTATCCGGCAAATGATCGGCAAGGGTTTTTGTACGGTGGTCTACGATTACAAATATCCCGACTTGGGAAAGATCGCCTATTACCATTACCTGTTAGCCAAACAGCAGGGTAAATGCAAGGGTTATGATTTTCATGTCATTAACTTAAACGATGTGGCGCGCAGTCGCCGTACCAATCCCTGGCGGGCCGATTACCTGCGGTCGCTGGCCGATGCTTCCGAGGGTGCCGAAGGATTGGTGGAAGCCATGAAAAAGGGCGATAAGTCCGGCGGCAGCGACCAATTCTTTACGCAGTCGGCTATCAACTTTCTGGCTGCTTGCATTTACTTCTTTTCTAAACATGCTGGCGGCAAATATTCCAGCTTTCCGCATGTACTGTCCTTTCTCAATCATTCTTACGAGGATGTTTTCAATACTTTGTTTTCTGAGCCGGAACTGGTCTCCTTGTTGTCACCGTTTAAAAGCGCTTACGCCACCAAAGCTTTTCCGCAATTGGAGGGTCAGATTGGTACGCTGAAAATCTTTATATCCCGCTTGGCTACGAAAGAAACTTTTTGGGTTTTTTCCGGGGATGATTTCAATTTGAAGATATCGGACAAGGCAACGCCGGGTATCGTGGTACTGGCAAACGACCCCAATACACAGAATATTAACTCAGCTTGTTACTCGGTGGTCATGAACCGGCTCACTAAGCTGATCAACAGCAAGGGCAATTTGCCCTCGGCTTTGATCATTGACGAAATTCCAACTTTATACACCTATAAGATCGAAAATCTTTTAGCGGTTGCCAGGAGCAATAAGGTGGCGATTTTGATGGGTTTGCAGGAGCTGCCGCAGTTCAATCAACATTATGGAAAAGATACCGCCGCTACCATCACCGCAGTAGTGGGCAATGTGCTGGCTGGTTCGGTCAGGAACAAAGAAACTTTGGACTGGCTTGAACGGTTGTTTGGCAAAAATAAGCAGATCGGCGAAAGCCTCTCCATTGACCGTAATAAAACCTCAACTTCCTTACAGGAAAAGTTAGAGCCGCTCATACCAGCAGGTAAAATGGCTTCGCTCAATACGGGTGAGATGGTGGGCCTGATCGCTGCCGATGTGCAGGAAGTCTATACAGGTAAGTTTGAGACATCGGCCATTAACTGCAAAGTGAATCTGAGCGTTGCCGAACTAAGCGCCGAAGAAGCTGGTTATCGCGACCTGCCCGTCTATTATGACTTCGGGGGGCGCAAAGAGGAAATTCTGCGGGAGAACTTTATGCGCATTAACAGCGAGGTCGATACCATTGTCGAAAGCTTCCGCAAACCGATCCCGCAGGTACAGGTGCTGCCCAAAGGCAGCATGAAGCCGGTACCACCACCAAAATAA
- a CDS encoding RsmD family RNA methyltransferase, with translation MEKRCEGQVLNLFAGPTLLNVNEVRNDLDPAMPADYHLDALALLRSWSGVRFNTILLDPPYSIRKSMELYKGNICSPFRQLKDEIPRCLSPGGIVITFGYHSIVMGAGRKFSLERIALFSHGGAIHDTIASIERFGP, from the coding sequence GTGGAAAAGCGTTGTGAAGGCCAGGTACTCAACTTGTTTGCAGGCCCGACTTTGCTTAATGTGAACGAGGTGCGCAATGACCTTGACCCGGCCATGCCTGCCGATTATCACCTCGATGCTTTAGCACTATTGCGAAGCTGGTCAGGTGTTAGGTTTAATACGATTTTGCTTGACCCTCCCTACTCAATAAGGAAAAGCATGGAGCTGTATAAAGGCAATATCTGTAGCCCGTTCCGGCAACTGAAGGACGAAATACCGCGTTGCCTGTCGCCGGGCGGTATCGTAATCACCTTTGGTTACCACTCTATCGTGATGGGTGCAGGCCGGAAATTTTCCTTGGAGCGCATTGCCTTGTTCAGCCACGGCGGCGCGATCCATGATACGATTGCAAGTATCGAACGCTTTGGCCCTTGA
- a CDS encoding helicase-related protein, protein MAFNSSKKLAGNIDALRIALSEQDNYSQEEVETLKGYAGFGGLKAILFGAGPVEEWVQQNASANDLRLHSLVVALHELLREKQSPADYKEAIDAMKSSIQTAFYTPDLVPGALYAAMKDQGILPQYLYEPSSGAGIFITEAVKAFPDLQEVNAVEKDILTGKVLMALALTLPVNNIVQVRGFEETAPDEKGKYDFITSNIPFGNFKVFDPAYQGSAVTNKIHDYFFAKGLDKLGDGGLLAFLVTDAFLNTASNTLGRKHVFTSADFISLSVLPDNLMKDTANTEAPSHLLLVQKNDNKEAFTEAEQFLVDTVEQENSYGKFSVNAYIDRHPELRLADTIGEGKNQYGKPSQRIWQKGPVEDIRQPLMEQVAEGLAANFDLDRWKALQERLSEEPTVSKTESKTVPSVRFFTFLAMPELPAGDVSTQGQLGLFDAPTLNNDQAQGYLSDLDKAFVDPATGRQISTIRTTTRPDHDSIVLITAQAKQSGRYLYKLFSNVQELSFSNKWVSGNTLTYELKALSARLKTFGHDYRYEGDRSLEAVFELLPDRPVPFTNIKPFYKQDTLVIHEGKAGLTGQIENGQADFKPFDGQNDLSFFRQYIALRDSYMELYAKEAETLQVQPHLRVLLNRNYETFTGKFGDLNKGSNRNKILQDAALGFVALSSLERRENEAWIKADILFGPVFSQQEDLHTDDPAEALARSLNDKGIVDLDYMSTMTGLDEYAIIRALDGKILMNPINRTWETNDSYLSGNVVQKLELAERAAEAHPDDLQIARSLAAIRRVQPEKIPFELLDFNLGERWMPVEYYQQFASDLFGLDTHIEYFSSADAFKVSYKNGNAKTDEEFAIMPKSGIKMKGAALLEHALENTSPYFSYKVGTGDTAVRLPDNEAIQLGHQKIESIRSRFEEWLRELPGSEKNSIEALYNETFNCYVLREYDGSHLAFPGLDRKALGIEDLYSSQRNAAWRIIQNRGALIDHEVGLGKTLTMIVAAQEMKRLGIVQKPMILALKANVGQISDTYRKAYPHAKILAPGENDFTPVKRQTLFHQIKNNNWDCIILTHDQFGKIPQSPEVQQEIMEAELDNIQADLDTLKSLGGEVSRSILKGLELRKKNLEAKLEGVLYTLENKKDAGIDFLEMNIDHLFVDESHKFKNLTFTTRHNRVAGLGNQDGSQKALNMLFAVRTLQQKFDADLCVTFLSGTPISNSLTEMYLIFKYLRPNELERQSIANFDAWAAVFAKKTTDFEFSVTNQITAKERFRHFIKVPELALFYNEITDYKTAKHINLDKPELAETLVNIHPTPDQQDFIKKLMQFAETGDATLLGRPRLTAEEDNARMLIATNYAKKMSADMRLIDPDYEDHPDSKLNICARKIAEVYHGSTEHKGTQILFSDIGTPKPDVFNIYDALRDKLVSDFDIPKHEITFIHDWTDRQKPELFRKMNAGEIRLLLGSTEKAGTGLNVQARVVAMHHFDTPWRPSDLEQRDGRGARQGNWLAKKFYDNKVLNFIYGVEQSLDAYKFNLLKNKQTFISQMKNCELNVRTLDEGALDEKSGMNFSEYIAILSGDTTLLEKAKVEKKVAQLEGWKSAHFREVARNRYSLEAAEKRLDEIKGTMDGLLQDEALYNSQLKHNKEGNKLNPIQLTDLQSADAEALGNKIIALYKGWQPGKGESEEKQIGTLYGFNLYIRQQREGYEDQGLFKYRMQNHLFAEGPGGIKYQANGGNPNIDNPKLAARYFLNAIDKVTGLREKYEKEQTELLAEVPTLKELSQKTFEKEQELVELRVELRRLEQEIAAKIKATQKQAAPEEEQAEEQTEEQAQTETLDHSENLQMIRRAHLLGVDYSAEDLAR, encoded by the coding sequence ATGGCTTTTAACAGTTCAAAAAAACTGGCCGGTAATATTGATGCCCTCCGCATCGCTTTATCGGAACAGGATAATTATAGCCAGGAGGAAGTAGAAACATTAAAAGGCTACGCCGGTTTCGGGGGTTTGAAAGCCATCCTGTTTGGCGCGGGGCCGGTGGAAGAATGGGTACAGCAAAACGCTTCGGCCAATGACCTGCGGCTGCACTCTTTAGTCGTAGCCTTGCATGAATTATTGCGGGAAAAGCAGTCGCCTGCCGATTATAAGGAGGCGATAGATGCCATGAAAAGCAGCATCCAGACGGCTTTTTATACGCCGGACTTAGTGCCTGGCGCTTTGTACGCCGCCATGAAGGATCAGGGCATTTTGCCGCAGTACCTATACGAGCCGAGCAGTGGCGCAGGTATCTTTATTACAGAGGCCGTAAAAGCCTTCCCGGATTTGCAGGAGGTCAACGCAGTCGAAAAGGACATCCTGACCGGCAAGGTGCTGATGGCGCTCGCCTTGACTTTGCCGGTAAACAATATCGTTCAGGTTCGTGGTTTTGAGGAAACAGCCCCGGACGAAAAAGGCAAATATGATTTTATTACCAGCAATATCCCGTTTGGTAATTTCAAGGTATTCGATCCGGCCTATCAGGGCAGCGCGGTAACCAACAAGATCCATGACTATTTTTTTGCTAAAGGCCTGGATAAATTAGGTGACGGCGGGCTGCTGGCCTTTTTGGTGACGGATGCTTTTCTAAACACGGCCTCAAATACCCTGGGGCGTAAGCATGTATTTACCTCGGCAGATTTCATCAGTCTTTCGGTTTTGCCGGATAACCTGATGAAGGATACCGCCAACACGGAAGCGCCGAGCCATTTGCTGCTGGTTCAGAAGAACGACAACAAAGAAGCTTTTACCGAAGCAGAGCAATTTCTGGTCGATACGGTTGAACAGGAAAATAGCTATGGTAAATTTTCCGTCAATGCTTATATCGACCGGCACCCGGAACTGCGTTTGGCCGATACAATAGGGGAAGGCAAAAACCAGTACGGCAAGCCAAGCCAGCGGATTTGGCAGAAAGGCCCGGTGGAGGATATCAGGCAGCCGCTCATGGAACAGGTTGCCGAAGGTTTAGCCGCCAATTTTGACCTCGACCGCTGGAAAGCTTTACAAGAGCGGTTGTCCGAGGAACCAACGGTCAGCAAAACCGAAAGTAAAACCGTGCCAAGTGTTCGCTTTTTTACTTTCCTGGCTATGCCGGAACTACCGGCTGGCGATGTTTCAACACAGGGCCAGTTAGGGCTTTTTGATGCCCCGACTTTAAATAATGACCAGGCGCAGGGTTATTTATCCGATCTGGACAAAGCCTTTGTCGATCCCGCAACCGGCAGGCAGATCAGTACGATCCGCACGACCACCCGGCCCGACCATGACAGCATTGTTTTGATCACCGCACAGGCGAAACAATCCGGCCGCTACCTGTATAAATTGTTCAGCAACGTGCAGGAACTGAGCTTTTCCAACAAATGGGTCAGCGGCAATACCCTGACCTATGAATTAAAGGCCTTATCCGCCAGGCTGAAAACTTTCGGGCATGACTACCGCTACGAGGGTGACCGGAGTTTGGAAGCCGTATTTGAATTGCTGCCTGACCGCCCGGTGCCGTTCACCAATATCAAGCCGTTTTACAAGCAGGACACTTTAGTCATCCACGAAGGAAAGGCGGGTCTGACCGGCCAGATCGAGAACGGGCAGGCGGATTTTAAACCTTTTGATGGTCAAAATGACTTATCCTTTTTCCGGCAATACATCGCCTTACGGGATAGCTATATGGAGTTGTACGCGAAGGAAGCGGAAACTTTACAGGTTCAGCCGCATTTGCGGGTTTTGCTCAACCGGAACTATGAAACTTTTACCGGCAAATTCGGGGACTTAAATAAAGGCAGCAACCGGAATAAGATTTTACAGGATGCCGCTTTGGGTTTCGTGGCGCTTTCGTCATTGGAACGCCGGGAAAATGAAGCCTGGATAAAAGCCGATATCTTATTTGGCCCGGTGTTTTCGCAGCAGGAAGACCTCCATACCGATGATCCCGCCGAAGCTTTGGCGCGGAGCCTGAATGACAAAGGTATCGTTGACCTGGACTACATGAGCACCATGACCGGGCTGGATGAATATGCGATCATCCGAGCTTTGGACGGCAAAATTTTGATGAACCCCATTAACCGCACCTGGGAAACCAACGATAGTTACCTGTCGGGAAACGTAGTGCAAAAATTAGAGTTGGCGGAAAGGGCCGCCGAAGCGCATCCCGATGATTTGCAGATCGCGCGGAGCCTGGCAGCGATCAGGCGGGTGCAGCCGGAAAAGATACCCTTTGAATTATTAGATTTTAACCTCGGCGAACGGTGGATGCCGGTGGAATATTACCAGCAATTTGCCAGCGACCTGTTTGGCCTGGACACGCATATCGAATATTTTTCCTCGGCTGATGCTTTTAAGGTTAGCTACAAAAACGGCAATGCCAAGACCGACGAGGAATTTGCCATTATGCCGAAGTCCGGCATTAAAATGAAGGGTGCCGCGCTTTTGGAACATGCGCTGGAAAATACCAGCCCCTATTTCAGCTATAAGGTCGGTACGGGTGACACAGCGGTCCGCTTGCCGGATAACGAGGCGATCCAGTTAGGCCACCAAAAAATTGAATCCATCCGCAGCCGCTTTGAGGAATGGCTGCGCGAATTGCCCGGAAGCGAAAAGAACAGCATAGAAGCGCTGTACAATGAAACGTTCAACTGCTATGTGCTGCGCGAATATGACGGCAGCCATTTGGCCTTCCCCGGCCTTGACCGCAAGGCATTGGGCATCGAAGATCTGTACAGTTCACAGCGTAATGCCGCCTGGCGCATCATTCAAAACCGAGGCGCGCTGATCGATCATGAAGTAGGCTTGGGCAAGACCCTGACCATGATCGTGGCCGCGCAGGAAATGAAACGCTTGGGCATCGTCCAAAAACCGATGATCCTGGCGCTCAAAGCCAATGTGGGGCAGATCAGCGATACCTACCGGAAAGCCTATCCCCATGCCAAAATACTGGCACCGGGTGAAAATGATTTTACGCCGGTCAAAAGGCAAACGCTCTTTCACCAGATCAAGAATAACAATTGGGACTGTATCATCCTGACGCACGACCAGTTCGGCAAGATCCCGCAATCGCCCGAAGTGCAGCAGGAGATCATGGAAGCAGAGCTGGATAATATACAAGCCGACCTGGACACGCTTAAATCATTGGGCGGAGAAGTTTCGCGCTCGATCCTCAAAGGGTTGGAACTGCGCAAGAAGAACCTGGAAGCCAAATTAGAGGGGGTATTATACACGCTCGAAAATAAAAAGGATGCAGGTATCGACTTCCTGGAAATGAATATTGACCACCTTTTTGTGGACGAATCGCATAAGTTCAAGAACCTGACCTTTACCACCCGGCACAACCGTGTGGCGGGTTTGGGAAACCAGGACGGCAGCCAAAAGGCTTTGAATATGCTCTTTGCGGTGAGGACTTTACAGCAAAAATTTGATGCTGATCTCTGCGTCACGTTTTTATCGGGTACGCCGATCTCCAACAGTTTGACCGAAATGTATTTGATCTTCAAATACCTGCGGCCAAATGAACTTGAACGCCAAAGCATCGCCAACTTTGATGCCTGGGCAGCGGTTTTTGCCAAGAAAACCACCGACTTCGAGTTTTCGGTCACCAACCAGATCACCGCCAAGGAACGCTTCCGCCATTTCATCAAAGTGCCCGAACTGGCGCTTTTTTATAATGAGATCACCGATTACAAGACAGCCAAACACATTAACCTCGACAAGCCGGAACTTGCTGAAACATTAGTAAACATTCACCCGACACCGGATCAGCAGGACTTTATCAAAAAGCTGATGCAGTTTGCCGAGACAGGTGACGCGACCTTATTGGGCCGTCCACGGTTGACCGCCGAGGAAGATAATGCCCGGATGCTGATCGCCACCAATTACGCCAAAAAAATGTCGGCGGATATGCGGCTGATCGACCCGGATTATGAAGACCACCCGGATAGTAAATTGAATATATGTGCGCGAAAGATCGCCGAGGTTTATCATGGGAGTACGGAGCATAAAGGCACACAAATCTTATTTAGCGACATCGGCACACCGAAGCCTGATGTATTCAATATTTATGATGCCCTACGCGATAAACTGGTGAGCGATTTTGATATTCCAAAGCACGAGATCACCTTTATACACGACTGGACAGACCGGCAAAAACCGGAACTGTTCCGCAAAATGAATGCGGGGGAGATCAGGCTTTTGTTAGGCAGTACCGAAAAGGCGGGCACCGGCCTCAATGTACAGGCGCGGGTTGTTGCCATGCACCATTTTGACACACCCTGGCGACCGAGCGACCTGGAGCAGCGCGATGGCCGGGGCGCAAGGCAGGGCAACTGGCTGGCCAAAAAGTTCTATGATAACAAGGTGCTGAATTTTATTTATGGCGTAGAACAGTCATTGGATGCTTACAAGTTCAATTTATTGAAGAACAAGCAGACCTTTATTTCGCAAATGAAGAACTGTGAGCTGAATGTGCGGACGCTGGACGAGGGTGCTTTGGATGAAAAAAGCGGCATGAACTTCTCGGAGTATATCGCCATCCTTTCCGGCGATACCACGCTGTTGGAGAAAGCAAAAGTTGAAAAGAAAGTGGCGCAATTAGAGGGTTGGAAATCAGCCCACTTCCGGGAAGTCGCCCGCAATCGTTACAGCCTCGAAGCCGCCGAAAAAAGGCTGGACGAAATCAAAGGCACGATGGATGGCCTGCTCCAGGACGAAGCGCTCTACAATTCTCAATTAAAGCACAACAAAGAGGGTAATAAACTGAACCCGATACAATTGACGGATCTTCAATCTGCGGATGCCGAAGCTTTGGGGAACAAGATCATTGCGCTGTACAAGGGCTGGCAGCCCGGCAAAGGCGAATCGGAGGAAAAACAGATCGGCACTCTATATGGGTTTAACCTCTATATCCGCCAGCAGCGCGAGGGTTACGAAGATCAGGGTTTATTCAAATACCGGATGCAAAACCACCTGTTTGCTGAAGGGCCGGGCGGTATCAAATACCAGGCTAACGGCGGGAACCCCAACATCGATAACCCCAAGCTGGCAGCCCGTTATTTTCTAAACGCGATTGACAAAGTGACCGGCTTGCGGGAGAAGTATGAAAAGGAACAAACCGAATTGCTTGCCGAGGTGCCGACCTTAAAAGAGCTCAGTCAAAAGACCTTTGAAAAGGAACAGGAACTGGTTGAACTGCGGGTAGAGCTGCGCAGGCTCGAACAGGAAATTGCCGCCAAGATCAAGGCAACCCAAAAGCAAGCCGCGCCGGAAGAAGAACAGGCAGAAGAACAGACCGAAGAACAAGCGCAAACCGAAACCCTCGACCATTCCGAAAACTTGCAGATGATTCGTCGTGCACACCTTTTAGGTGTCGATTATTCAGCAGAAGATTTAGCGCGATAA
- the traN gene encoding conjugative transposon protein TraN — MKKIFIFLAGLLAGLHSYAQLTPFAEGIKKNALPIVYLPENVSVQFISPEPIQYVDISAKSVIGDLPLKNVLRIRLKDSVNLADAVITIAGEKFITQYHVIRADSITARDARTEIAIDPAGTHPLDISGIGLSQNQLKQMALNLFCKRPGRAIEKTKAFGLKAELYHIYTAGDYVFIDLGYWNKTNLAYNIEDFRFHIDDKKITKATNVQSVELKPEYILFNNPFFQKTYRNIIVLKKMTFPGNKVLHIELSEKQISGRVITLSITYQDVLDADTIPI, encoded by the coding sequence ATGAAAAAAATATTCATATTTCTTGCCGGTTTACTGGCGGGCCTGCATAGCTATGCGCAATTAACACCCTTTGCAGAGGGTATTAAAAAGAACGCTTTGCCCATTGTTTACCTGCCCGAAAATGTTTCGGTGCAGTTCATTTCGCCCGAACCGATCCAGTACGTGGATATTTCCGCCAAATCGGTCATCGGCGACCTGCCGCTAAAAAATGTACTCCGCATCCGCTTAAAGGATTCGGTGAATTTGGCGGATGCGGTGATCACTATTGCGGGTGAGAAATTTATCACCCAATACCATGTGATCCGTGCGGATTCGATCACGGCCAGGGATGCCCGAACGGAAATTGCGATTGACCCCGCTGGCACTCACCCGCTGGATATTTCGGGTATCGGGCTTTCGCAAAACCAGTTAAAGCAAATGGCGCTCAACCTCTTTTGTAAACGGCCGGGACGGGCCATTGAAAAGACGAAGGCTTTCGGCTTGAAAGCAGAACTATACCATATCTATACAGCCGGGGATTATGTATTTATCGACCTGGGTTACTGGAACAAAACGAACCTGGCCTACAATATTGAAGACTTCCGTTTCCACATTGATGATAAAAAGATCACCAAGGCTACCAATGTGCAGTCAGTAGAGCTCAAGCCCGAATATATCTTATTTAACAACCCCTTTTTTCAAAAGACCTACCGCAACATCATCGTCCTGAAAAAAATGACCTTTCCCGGAAATAAAGTACTCCATATCGAATTGAGCGAAAAGCAGATTTCTGGCCGAGTGATCACCTTGAGTATTACCTACCAGGACGTGCTCGATGCGGATACAATCCCCATCTGA
- the traM gene encoding conjugative transposon protein TraM, whose protein sequence is MTINLKQPKYILPLILLPFLCLFFFVYHSGFAAKKTEDKPVNGINTSVGQVSGDVQKKQLEDKLDAYRNTYKEGDGMTAVNALPAEKTSNPAFQSSYSDKEKKMLDSINEAIKAKYAQNPTAVPMHKQPGNNDQAMLAALNGLKNRHPAESSVNNDQKVKDPMEIFRQQMAYLDSMNKVNDPAVKAERQLAESRAKIAAQKAAEPKLAVRLADAPSSGFNTVLPERHPDFIKVVIDENLTGYAGSRIRLRLLDDIEAGNYRISKGTYLYAMITGFSGQRVELTVKSILYENKILPVKLQVYDLDGLSGLYVPESAFRDFTKDLGTNTVQGVTIDGGGTGSVASQFAMSTASKMFESTSSAISGLIRKDKARIKYNSYLYLIDNEALEKAQQHY, encoded by the coding sequence ATGACTATCAATTTAAAACAACCCAAATACATCCTGCCGCTGATACTTTTGCCGTTTTTGTGTTTGTTCTTCTTTGTTTACCACAGCGGCTTTGCTGCTAAAAAAACAGAGGACAAGCCAGTAAATGGCATTAACACTTCGGTCGGCCAGGTTTCCGGCGATGTGCAGAAAAAGCAGCTGGAAGATAAGCTGGATGCTTATCGTAATACCTATAAAGAAGGTGACGGTATGACCGCCGTCAATGCACTGCCCGCTGAAAAAACCAGCAACCCGGCCTTTCAAAGCAGTTATTCAGATAAAGAGAAAAAAATGCTGGATTCGATCAATGAAGCGATAAAAGCGAAATATGCGCAAAACCCTACGGCGGTCCCGATGCATAAGCAGCCGGGCAATAACGACCAGGCTATGCTTGCTGCTCTTAACGGCTTAAAGAATCGGCACCCTGCGGAAAGCAGTGTTAACAATGACCAAAAGGTCAAAGACCCGATGGAAATCTTCCGGCAGCAGATGGCTTACCTTGACAGCATGAACAAGGTCAATGATCCGGCAGTTAAAGCCGAGCGGCAATTAGCTGAGTCACGGGCAAAAATAGCCGCTCAAAAAGCCGCCGAACCCAAATTAGCTGTAAGGCTGGCCGATGCGCCATCATCAGGATTCAATACCGTGCTGCCGGAGAGACACCCGGACTTTATTAAGGTTGTGATTGATGAGAATTTGACCGGTTATGCCGGTTCGCGTATCCGGCTGCGGCTTTTGGATGACATAGAAGCAGGAAATTACCGGATTAGCAAAGGCACTTACCTCTATGCAATGATCACGGGTTTTTCCGGGCAGCGTGTAGAACTGACGGTCAAATCCATTTTGTATGAAAATAAGATTTTGCCGGTCAAATTGCAGGTATACGACCTCGACGGGCTTTCCGGGCTTTATGTGCCGGAATCGGCTTTTCGTGATTTTACCAAAGACCTCGGCACCAATACCGTGCAGGGTGTAACTATTGACGGCGGCGGCACCGGCTCGGTTGCCAGCCAATTTGCAATGAGCACCGCCAGCAAAATGTTTGAATCCACTTCATCTGCCATCTCCGGGCTGATCCGTAAGGATAAGGCCAGGATCAAATACAATTCTTACCTCTATTTAATCGATAACGAAGCGCTGGAAAAAGCGCAGCAACACTACTAA